In the genome of Paenibacillus sp. GP183, the window CGCGATAACAAAAATGCTAGATTTACTTGGAACGGCGTGCAAGCCAAAGCATGAGGAAAGAAAGCCATATAATAACGGCCGACCAAGTCCAGGCCAGCGATATTTTCCCCGAATCAACAGCTCCAAAAATGGCAGTCGGAATGGTCTGAGTCCTACCAGGTATATTGCCCGCAATCATAATGGTCGCACCGAATTCTCCGAGCCCTCTGGCAAACCCAAGTATGTAACCGGCTTTCAGTGAATTCAACATTAAAGGAAATCTTATGTATCGAAGAAGCTGCCATTCTCCGGCCCCTTGACAACGTGCTGCCTCCAGAATCTCCCTTTCTACCGAAACAAATCCGAGCTTCATCGTTTGATAGACCAATGGAAATGAGACGACAACCGAAGCTATGACCGCAGCCCACCAGGTAAAGATCAAAGAGCTGTGAAACCAGGCTTGAATGACTTGCCCCAACCAGCCATTTCGGCCCAAAAGCATAAGCAAAACAAAGCCGACTGCGGAAGGCGGAAGCACGAGCGGCAGGATAAATACGGTTTCCACCAATGATTGCCCGCGAAACGTTTTATCCGCCATCCACCATGCGGCCCATGTGCCGATTACAAACACAATCAAGCTCGATAACAGACTAACTTTCAGTGAAATCCAAATCGGACTGTAAAATTCTTGCCAGCTTATTTC includes:
- the modB gene encoding molybdate ABC transporter permease subunit, producing MEISWQEFYSPIWISLKVSLLSSLIVFVIGTWAAWWMADKTFRGQSLVETVFILPLVLPPSAVGFVLLMLLGRNGWLGQVIQAWFHSSLIFTWWAAVIASVVVSFPLVYQTMKLGFVSVEREILEAARCQGAGEWQLLRYIRFPLMLNSLKAGYILGFARGLGEFGATIMIAGNIPGRTQTIPTAIFGAVDSGKISLAWTWSAVIIWLSFLMLWLARRSK